A stretch of the Candidatus Hydrogenedens sp. genome encodes the following:
- a CDS encoding ketopantoate reductase C-terminal domain-containing protein, with product MIIPTPEEYIQLLFYKLIPPTAEHYASMREDLKQGKKTEIDALNGAIVKIGEELNIDCPVNRLLTNLIKAREKMSVKAVQE from the coding sequence AATGATAATTCCTACACCAGAGGAATATATCCAGTTGTTGTTTTATAAATTAATTCCACCCACAGCGGAACATTATGCAAGTATGCGAGAAGATTTGAAACAAGGGAAAAAAACAGAGATAGATGCTCTCAACGGAGCCATTGTAAAAATAGGTGAAGAATTAAATATAGACTGTCCTGTTAACAGGTTATTAACAAATTTAATTAAAGCCCGGGAAAAAATGTCTGTAAAGGCCGTTCAGGAATAA
- a CDS encoding sugar kinase, translated as MQFDLVTVGVVCADVMVKPVDTFPPKGTLSLVPQLEMHLGGLAGVTAVIFSKLGGKSAFIGQLGEDRFGDFILNALTSAGVNVQGVKRTKEYNSSATVVLINSNGERTFLHHVGTNASVSEQDLDFNVIASAKILHWGGSSITPKLDGEPIGRVFEKARAMGVKTSIDTCYDGKGIWLPHIEPALKHTHIVFSSLEEARNYTGKHEPSDIADFYLSYGVEIAVIKMGEQGVLVKSNSETIRLPAYSVPVVDTTGAGDASCGGFLYGYVAGYPLKKCAQMANAVGALTVQVMGGSNGVHSLEQVTKFIEEHEKVY; from the coding sequence ATGCAGTTTGACCTTGTAACGGTTGGTGTTGTTTGTGCTGATGTAATGGTAAAACCTGTAGATACTTTTCCACCAAAGGGAACTTTATCGTTAGTGCCTCAATTGGAGATGCATTTAGGCGGCCTTGCAGGAGTTACTGCCGTTATATTTAGTAAATTAGGTGGAAAGTCTGCATTTATTGGACAATTAGGAGAAGACCGTTTCGGTGATTTTATCTTAAATGCGTTAACATCCGCCGGGGTTAATGTTCAGGGAGTGAAACGCACAAAGGAATATAATTCCTCTGCAACGGTAGTCTTGATAAACTCTAATGGCGAAAGAACTTTTTTACATCATGTTGGAACAAATGCCAGTGTAAGCGAACAAGATTTGGATTTTAATGTTATTGCTTCTGCAAAGATTTTACATTGGGGTGGAAGTTCTATAACTCCGAAATTGGATGGTGAACCCATAGGAAGGGTTTTTGAAAAGGCTCGTGCCATGGGTGTAAAGACCTCAATTGATACATGCTATGATGGAAAAGGGATATGGTTGCCCCACATTGAACCTGCTTTAAAACATACCCATATTGTATTTTCAAGTTTGGAAGAGGCTCGAAATTATACTGGGAAGCATGAACCTTCCGATATTGCAGATTTCTATTTAAGTTATGGAGTAGAAATTGCTGTAATTAAGATGGGGGAACAAGGGGTTCTGGTAAAAAGTAATAGTGAGACTATCCGTTTGCCTGCCTATTCTGTCCCTGTGGTAGATACGACAGGGGCGGGAGATGCTTCGTGTGGAGGTTTTTTGTATGGATATGTTGCCGGATATCCCCTGAAAAAATGTGCACAAATGGCAAATGCTGTAGGTGCCTTAACCGTGCAGGTGATGGGGGGAAGTAATGGTGTTCATTCCTTGGAACAAGTAACAAAATTTATAGAGGAACATGAAAAGGTATATTAG
- a CDS encoding response regulator, with translation MNSEEFLKIFNEAMDFASIGLVRYRMNGEIVFIDRNALKLFEIDNIYTSPEEVVGKHISDLQKYILPPGFIRKKLQEEGHLKAFEYPLETINGHKKWFLHYSYITRDERLQEDCIQVILQDITELKETKLNLEWALNRFEAILNTANKIAIQSFDKNYNIIIWNKYSESLYGIEAKDIKNLDDLKNFYSDQQIGTLKNHLNQLFNGKRINGLFLWNIRNKKREEKWIHFTLMPVIREGKVDEVLCVQIDTTEEFQQRKERDKVLAQMEHVRRLESIGVLAAGVAHEFNNILMGIMGHTELALMNSENLPKRIQDNLEQIRKSTERAAKLTRQLLTYSGKERESVQIFDFNDMVNHTIDTFYPSLHKGVRLLQQIQPNLPLVEGDSSQILQSISHLLVNALEALPPEGGTITVRTGKKTLTPDNLQNLQFADKAKPGDYVFISVSDTGCGIKEEDKERIFEPFFSSKFLGRGLGLASVSGVIRTHRGAIQIESKPEQGSTFTLFFPCFGSQKERPVLEKALILVIDDEEDVQKFFTTVLKKEGYEVISAMNGIEGIEKVKVYREQIQLIILDIKMPGLNGIETLRQIRKILSDVPVIISTGYSEDSIDTFDPQLKINDFLTKPFSGKELLEKIRISITNPRTKQ, from the coding sequence ATGAATTCGGAAGAATTCTTAAAAATTTTTAATGAAGCAATGGATTTTGCATCTATCGGTCTTGTAAGGTACCGTATGAACGGTGAGATAGTTTTTATAGACCGAAATGCATTGAAATTATTTGAAATAGATAATATTTATACATCTCCCGAAGAAGTTGTAGGGAAACATATATCCGACTTACAAAAATACATCCTTCCGCCGGGCTTTATTCGGAAGAAACTTCAAGAAGAAGGGCATTTAAAGGCATTTGAATATCCTTTAGAAACAATTAACGGACACAAAAAGTGGTTTCTCCATTATTCATATATAACTCGTGATGAACGACTTCAGGAAGATTGCATACAGGTAATTTTACAGGATATAACGGAACTTAAAGAAACAAAATTAAATTTGGAGTGGGCATTAAATCGTTTTGAAGCTATCCTCAACACAGCAAATAAAATCGCTATTCAAAGTTTTGATAAAAACTACAACATAATTATCTGGAATAAATATTCTGAAAGTTTATACGGAATTGAAGCAAAAGATATTAAAAACCTTGATGATTTAAAAAATTTCTACAGCGACCAACAAATTGGAACCCTAAAAAATCATCTTAATCAATTATTTAATGGTAAGAGAATCAATGGGCTTTTCTTGTGGAATATACGAAATAAAAAAAGGGAAGAAAAATGGATACATTTTACTTTAATGCCTGTGATTCGTGAAGGGAAAGTAGACGAAGTATTATGTGTTCAGATTGATACTACGGAAGAATTCCAACAACGGAAAGAACGGGATAAAGTTTTAGCCCAGATGGAACATGTCCGCAGATTGGAAAGTATTGGCGTTTTAGCTGCGGGGGTTGCTCATGAATTTAACAACATTTTAATGGGTATTATGGGACACACAGAACTGGCATTAATGAACAGTGAAAACCTGCCCAAACGCATTCAAGACAACCTCGAACAAATTCGTAAATCTACAGAAAGAGCGGCCAAACTAACAAGGCAGCTACTTACCTATTCCGGCAAGGAACGAGAATCGGTACAAATTTTCGATTTTAACGATATGGTCAATCATACTATAGATACTTTTTATCCTTCCCTTCATAAAGGTGTCCGTTTGCTTCAACAAATACAACCTAATCTGCCTCTTGTTGAAGGAGACTCCTCTCAAATACTTCAGAGCATTTCTCATTTGCTGGTTAATGCACTGGAGGCATTGCCCCCAGAAGGAGGGACAATTACAGTTCGAACAGGTAAAAAGACATTAACCCCTGATAATTTACAAAATTTGCAATTTGCGGACAAAGCCAAACCCGGAGATTATGTCTTTATTTCTGTATCCGACACAGGTTGTGGTATTAAAGAAGAAGATAAAGAACGAATTTTTGAGCCTTTTTTCTCAAGTAAATTCTTAGGTAGAGGTTTAGGTTTAGCTTCTGTATCCGGTGTAATCCGAACTCATAGAGGGGCTATTCAAATAGAAAGTAAACCAGAACAGGGTTCCACTTTTACTCTTTTCTTCCCTTGTTTTGGTTCTCAAAAAGAAAGGCCTGTTCTTGAAAAGGCTCTTATTCTTGTTATTGATGATGAAGAAGATGTTCAGAAATTTTTTACTACCGTTCTCAAGAAAGAAGGCTATGAAGTCATCAGCGCTATGAATGGCATCGAAGGAATTGAAAAAGTCAAAGTATACAGAGAACAAATACAACTTATTATTCTGGATATAAAAATGCCAGGTTTGAATGGGATAGAGACACTTCGACAAATTCGTAAAATTTTATCGGATGTCCCGGTAATTATTTCCACAGGATATTCTGAAGATAGCATTGATACCTTTGACCCGCAATTAAAAATAAATGATTTTCTTACAAAACCCTTCAGTGGTAAAGAACTTCTCGAAAAGATAAGGATATCTATTACAAATCCCCGCACAAAGCAGTAA